The Podospora pseudocomata strain CBS 415.72m chromosome 1 map unlocalized CBS415.72m_1, whole genome shotgun sequence genome has a segment encoding these proteins:
- a CDS encoding uncharacterized protein (EggNog:ENOG503P4SD) — MSIARAFTTRRVKQSLQTSDLNGSPQQRSLKGSLGSIRHKISSPVELIHTTNMLSYNAPDLHPLSASSTGSHSRSDDDMSDSALTNGTTPPTSPDVESSPKRTMQKRVMSPEPNHLSAYFTAPGQPIEKPSLQKAAPIIPQRAHSHSKKSPAEVARQRSASGVSQRSQASTNASYTFSRSSSTSTATTATSQSSLPLHMQQHKSKNSAAAAAAAADFVRMAAPPLTHRYYPAQPQPQRQHRKEVSVSQHPFGQELAQVSEIAEEYGLKEQMNVVDVEEKEMVAKGLKKFNANDYLGEIQGMFANFFGDESEPAVPASMAAAAWI; from the coding sequence ATGTCTATCGCCAGGGCCTTCACGACCCGGCGGGTCAAGCAAAGCCTCCAGACATCTGACCTCAACGGTTCGCCACAACAGAGGAGTCTAAAGGGGTCGCTGGGATCTATTCGGCACAAGATCTCCAGTCCTGTCGAGCTGattcacaccaccaacatgcTTTCTTATAACGCCCCAGATCTTCATCCTCTATCAGCCTCGTCGACAGGCTCGCACAGCAGATCTGATGACGATATGTCCGACAGTGCGCTCACCAACGGAACCACACCACCTACTAGCCCCGATGTTGAATCATCGCCAAAGAGGACGATGCAAAAGAGGGTGATGTCGCCAGAACCGAATCATCTCTCCGCTTACTTTACAGCCCCCGGTCAACCAATCGAGAAGCCATCCCTTCAAAAGGCAGCACCCATCATCCCACAACGGGCACACTCTCACTCCAAAAAGTCGCCAGCTGAGGTTGCCCGGCAAAGGTCAGCTTCTGGAGTATCACAACGTTCACAAGCATCAACAAACGCCAGCTACACTTTCTCTcggtcctcctccaccagcacagccaccaccgctACCTCGCAGAGTTCACTTCCCTTACACATGCAGCAGCACAAGTCAAAGAATTcagctgccgccgccgccgccgctgctgacTTTGTCCGGATGGCCGCGCCACCTCTCACACACCGATATTACCcagcacaaccacaaccccagcGACAACATAGAAAGGAGGTTTCCGTCTCTCAACATCCGTTCGGCCAGGAGCTCGCCCAGGTGTCGGAGATTGCGGAGGAGTATGGCCTCAAGGAGCAGATGAACGTGGTGGAcgtggaagagaaggagatggtggcCAAGGGGCTCAAAAAGTTCAATGCGAATGACTACCTGGGGGAGATTCAGGGGATGTTTGCCAACTTTTTTGGGGACGAGTCTGAGCCTGCGGTGCCAGCCAGCATGGCGGCTGCAGCTTGGATTTGA
- a CDS encoding uncharacterized protein (COG:A; EggNog:ENOG503P3AV), which translates to MSKLFIGGLAWHTEEATLRQKFEEFGVVEEAVVVKDRDTGRSRGFGFVRYTNPDDAQKAISAMNNIEFDGRQIRVDKASDTGPRGGGRGGPPGFGRGGYGAVQMGGSPMPMAYGAPQPYGMPPNVYAQPYGRGYSQAVPAGYAAPPQTWQQPYGYPDPSQQGQPHQQQQPNPGQGY; encoded by the exons ATGTCCAAGTTGTTTATTGG CGGCCTCGCATGGCACACCGAGGAGGCCACTCTGAGGCAAAAGTTTGAGGAGTTTGGCGTGGTGGAAGAAGCA GTTGTTGTCAAAGATCGCGACACTGGCCGTAGTAGAGGCTTCGGTTTCGTCAGATACACCAACCCAGACGACGCCCAGAAAGCCATCTCTGCGATGAATAACATCGA ATTCGACGGCCGTCAGATCCGTGTTGACAAGGCCTCGGACACTGGTCCCAGAGGCggcggacgaggaggtccTCCTGGCTTCGGCCGTGGTGGATACGGAGCCGTCCAGATGGGAGGTTCTCCGATGCCCATGGCATACGGCGCCCCGCAACCGTACGGAATGCCACCCAACGTCTACGCCCAGCCTTATGGACGCGGATACTCCCAGGCCGTCCCGGCAGGCTACgctgcccctccccaaa CCTGGCAACAGCCATACGGATACCCTGATCCCTCCCAGCAAGGCCAgccgcaccagcagcagcagcctaaCCCAGGTCAAGGATACTAG
- a CDS encoding uncharacterized protein (EggNog:ENOG503P4SJ; COG:S), translating into MHLAGQAAFAAQPHHCITLGNHQIIMATRSPEATSEPQIVFKAGKKRKAYRQRVEEPESANADSQHAIEPTPENPPAVAGNGAQTTAAEQDEEKGLSVAEVLRLRNSRKHKFGGVGFRATPGQSTHGDDDGSVPEEQSLVLHGSAETEAEPFGGITQRFAPQTGLAGDLVNKHMEEYVESALARRKRQAAELTVQQESLDAGASSANTANSDPSTLPFSGPQVDSQRALQGKLMEIDLGDEARERNIEMTERARKRLQGQIDEEDENEGRRKTRLGPDGKPWRGRRRRGSEDIKRDQLVEEFLSENKLDIYDVPSAETPSAADLGDGDEYAADDRIAEEFRRDFMDAMAQRHRKKRVAQPAAKPGASRTEEVLKGPKLGGSRNARAAMREILLKEQATKRR; encoded by the exons ATGCACCTTGCTGGACAAGCAGCTTTCGCCGCGCAACCACACCATTGCATCACACTAGGTAATCATCAAATCATCATGGCAACAAGAAGCCCCGAAGCTACGTCCGAACCGCAAATCGTCTTCAAGGCCgggaaaaagagaaaagcgTACCGCCAACGAGTCGAAGAACCTGAAAGCGCGAACGCTGATAGCCAGCATGCGATCGAGCCAACCCCAGAAAACCCCCCAGCGGTAGCAGGCAATGGCGCGCAAACAACAGCTGCTGAACAGGACGAAGAGAAAGGCCTCTCTGTCGCCGAGGTACTCAGATTACGAAACTCGCGAAAGCACAAGTTCGGCGGCGTTGGCTTCCGCGCAACGCCCGGACAGTCGACACATGGCGATGACGATGGCAGCGTCCCCGAGGAGCAAAGCCTGGTTCTCCACGGCAGTGCCGAGACGGAAGCAGAACCCTTCGGCGGAATCACACAACGGTTCGCGCCCCAGACAGGTCTGGCTGGCGATCTAGTCAACAAGCATAT GGAGGAATATGTAGAATCTGCATTGGCTAGACGAAAGCGGCAGGCCGCGGAGCTCACAGTACAGCAAGAAAGTCTCGATGCTGGCGCATCATCAGCAAATACGGCCAACTCAGATCCGAGCACTTTGCCTTTCAGTGGCCCACAGGTGGATTCGCAGCGAGCTTTACAAGGCAAGCTTATGGAGATTGACCTGGGTGATGAAGCTCGCGAGCGCAACATCGAGATGACGGAGCGCGCTCGAAAGCGATTACAAGGGCAGatcgacgaggaagatgagaATGAGGGCCGAAGGAAGACCCGCCTTGGCCCAGATGGGAAGCCATGGCGTGGCCGGAGGCGCAGAGGAAGCGAAGATATCAAGCGAGACCAGCTCGTGGAGGAGTTTTTGAGCGAGAACAAGC TCGATATCTACGATGTACCTTCGGCAGAAACTCCCAGTGCGGCTGACCTGGGAGACGGAGATGAATACGCAGCAGATGATCGCATCGCTGAAGAATTCCGCCGTGATTTCATGGACGCCATGGCACAGAGACACCGGAAGAAACGAGTAGCTCAGCCCGCTGCTAAGCCTGGCGCCAGCCGAACAGAAGAGGTCCTCAAAGGGCCGAAGTTGGGTGGCAGTCGAAACGCAAGAGCAGCCATGCGGGAGATATTACTCAAAGAGCAGGCCACGAAGCGAAGGTGA
- a CDS encoding uncharacterized protein (EggNog:ENOG503P71S) produces the protein MRISVSRAWMAVTYMVLGLANGHDRGQDAASPINTGVGKVNESVLFDPLKFNGNYNHEAAIFLVKGSMPGTTFTWRSQNYEVVKKIALWQSSEDNNAMSGMSPPQEITFVAVVYENPPEQPSGQFPEVTTSTNTLNLMMKPTVPSPTPGAPGVRRRQPPKSDGCSKLISARQNGPGGSLMFDPNELRAKCDKVFKPGFPLYFVASWVDNGQYRKSYSRAFTVVYHEEGYAVASTNPLFKDTNPYIQMGSDDGTDVPEAPSATSTPLGGGSIPTNGDPAALSPAPKSGLELGAIIGIAVGCGLAGLLAVLGIIWFVVRRRQQKQSLHPTGSFNSDHRGDDLMVEKEAHTGVDVDASPNSPYSDDGHPNGTYPTGTAVTTIAAPAAAAPPHLQDQSRSYTPYSDRAGAAAGITTTTPSIRTESLAHNDDGARANVPSPIPGRATPRGLTTPYAHLVEEGMTEDEIRRLEEEERQLDAAIEQAGRR, from the exons ATGAGGATATCGGTGAGCCGGGCCTGGATGGCCGTCACATACATGGTTCTTGGATTAGCGAATGGGCATGATCGTGGGCAAGATGCCGCTTCACCTATAAATACTGGAGTTGGGAAAGTCAATGAATCTGTGCTCTTCGACCCCTTGAAATTCAACGGCAATTATAACCATGAGGCGGCCATATTCTTGGTCAAAGGGAGTATGCCTGGGACCACTTTCACCTGGAGGAGTCAAAACTACGAGGTTGTCAAAAAGATCGCGCTCTGGCAAAGTAGCGAGGACAACAACGCCATGAGTGGTATGAGCCCACCACAGGAGATTACTTTTGTGGCAGTCGTATACGAGAACCCCCCAGAACAGCCGTCCGGACAGTTTCCTGAGGTGACAACGTCAACAAACACGCTCAACCTTATGATGAAGCCCACAgttccatcaccaacgcctGGGGCCCCAGGTGTGAGACGACGCCAACCTCCCAAGTCCGATGGTTGCAGCAAATTAATTTCAG CCCGACAGAACGGCCCTGGCGGTTCCCTCATGTTTGACCCGAATGAGCTTAGAGCAAAGTGTGACAAGGTGTTCAAGCCAGGTTTTCCACTCTACTTTGTGGCTAGTTGGGTGGACAATGGTCAATACCGCAAGAGTTATAGCAGAGCCTTTACAGTGGTTTACCATGAAGAGGGATATGCGGtcgcctccaccaaccctctATTCAAAGATACAAACCCTTATATTCAGATGGGAAGCGATGACGGGACTGATGTACCAGAAGCCCCTtcggcaacctcaacccctctGGGTGGCGGCTCCATACCGACCAACGGAGACCCAGCCGCCTTGAGCCCAGCCCCAAAGAGTGGACTTGAGCTGGGAGCCATCATCGGCATCGCCGTCGGCTGCGGTCTAGCAGGTCTCCTCGCCGTCCTAGGAATCATCTGGTTCGTcgtccgccgccgccaacaaaAGCAGAGCCTCCACCCCACCGGCTCCTTCAACTCTGACCACCGCGGCGACGACCTCATGGTCGAGAAAGAAGCCCACACCGGCGTCGACGTAGACGCCTCACCAAACTCGCCTTACTCCGACGACGGTCACCCCAACGGCACCTACCCAACAGGCACCGCCGTCACAACAATAGCCGcgccagcagcggcagctcctcctcaccttcaaGACCAATCCCGTTCTTACACACCATACTCTGACCGAGCAGGAGCCGCAGCCGGaattaccaccaccacaccaagcATCCGAACGGAATCTCTTGCCCACAACGACGACGGGGCCCGTGCCAACGTTCCCAGCCCAATACCAGGGCGGGCGACACCACGGGGTCTAACCACACCATACGCCCACTTGGTAGAGGAAGGAATGACGGAGGATGAAATCAGGaggttggaagaggaggaaaggcaGCTGGACGCTGCGATTGAACAAGCAGGGAGACGATAA
- a CDS encoding uncharacterized protein (EggNog:ENOG503NXCF; COG:F): protein MPTTSTLRRALLYVPSSSQKFLSKSLLLPHTTDNITYDLEDSVTPSLKPTARTNLLSHLSALPKPPPNIGELAVRINAISTPYALTDLTTLAPLPSSTLSTIVIPKVNSPSDLTFVIDILRQVSPQNEPQKKVIALIESAKAVMDLKQICEAGKGSLDGLIFAAEDFALDLSLTRTPSLREFLYARSAIATAARASELSSTIDLVCTSYKGEEGKARLEEECRDGKEVGFNGKQCIHPSQVEIAQRMFAPDEKEVEWAVRVVIADEKAQAAGRGAWTLDDKMIDAPVVGKAHSVVTKAEKCGIDVKGLRRKWQGQEPE, encoded by the exons AtgccaaccacctccaccctccgccGGGCACTCTTATACG tcccctcctcctcccaaaaattcctctccaaatccctcctcctcccccacacaACAGACAACATAACCTACGACCTCGAAGACTCcgtcaccccctccctcaaacccACCGCCCGCACCAACCTCCTATCCCACCTCTCCGCCcttcccaaacctccccccaacatCGGTGAACTCGCCGTCCGCATAaacgccatctccaccccctacgccctcaccgacctcaccaccctcgcccccttaccctcctccaccctctctaCAATCGTGATCCCCAAAGtcaactccccctccgacCTCACCTTCGTAATCGACATCCTCCGCCAAGTCTCCCCCCAAAATGAACCACAAAAGAAGGTCATCGCTCTGATCGAGTCCGCCAAGGCGGTCATGGACCTGAAGCAAATCTGCGAGGCAGGAAAGGGGTCTCTTGACGGCTTGATCTTTGCTGCCGAGGACTTTGCCTTGGATCTGAGCTTGACTCGCACGCCGAGTCTTCGGGAGTTCTTGTACGCCAGGAGTGCGATTGCTACCGCGGCGAGGGCGTCTGAGCTGAGTAGCACTATTGATTTGGTGTGCACATCTTAcaagggtgaggaagggaaggcgaggttggaggaggagtgcaGAGATGGGAAGGAGGTAGGGTTTAACGGGAAGC AATGTATACATCCCAGCCAGGTTGAGATCGCGCAACGAATGTTTGCGCCGGATGAAAAAGAGGTCGAGTGGGCTGTCAGAGTAGTGATTGCAGATGAAAAGGCCCAGGCTGCTGGAAGAGGGGCGTGGACACTGGATGATAAGATGATTGATGCTCCCGTGGTTGGGAAGGCTCATTCCGTCGTCACCAAGGCCGAAAAATGTGGCATTGACGTAAAGGGACTGAGGAGGAAATGGCAGGGTCAAGAACCAGAGTAA
- the TVP23 gene encoding Golgi apparatus membrane protein tvp23 (COG:U; EggNog:ENOG503P0YN) has protein sequence MEQPQPAPGSLSWRLSSHPITLLTFLGFRVSSLLVYLFGLLFTDNLVMIFIITILLLAADFYYLKNIAGRRLVGLRWWNEVDPSTGDSHWVFESSEPGTKVINATDSRFFWIAIYAQPLFWIALAVVAVFSFKFIWLPLVAIALVLTITNSLAFSRCDKFSQASNIAGSAFNGGNLAGSIASNMVGRFFTR, from the exons ATggaacaaccccaaccagcGCCAGGCTCCCTGAGCTGGCGATTATCCTCCCACCCAATAACCCTCCTCACATTCCTAGGCTTCCGAGTCT CGAGCTTACTAGTCTACCTCTtcggcctcctcttcaccgacaacctcgtcatgatcttcatcatcaccatcctcctcctcgccgccgactTTTACTACCTCAAAAACATCGCCGGCCGCCGCCTGGTCGGCCTCCGCTGGTGGAACGAAGTCGACCCGTCGACTGGGGACTCCCACTGGGTGTTTGAGAGCAGCGAGCCGGGGACAAAGGTGATCAACGCGACGGACAGTAGGTTCTTTTGGATTGCGATTTACGCCCAGCCGCTGTTTTGGATcgcgctggcggtggtggcggtgtttAGTTTCAAGTTTATTTGGTTGCCGCTTGTCG CTATTGCGCTTGTGTTGACGATCACGAACTCACTTGCTTTTTCGAGGTGCGACAAGTTTAGCCAGGCGTCGAATATTGCGGGGAGCGCGTTTAATGGTGGGAATTTGGCCGGGAGCATTGCGAGTAAtatggtggggaggttctTTACGAGATGA